A stretch of Arachis hypogaea cultivar Tifrunner chromosome 15, arahy.Tifrunner.gnm2.J5K5, whole genome shotgun sequence DNA encodes these proteins:
- the LOC112751206 gene encoding proline-rich receptor-like protein kinase PERK15, with protein sequence MSTAPAPSSPPAGNSTAPPPSTPATPSAPAPATPSSPPPATPSSPPPATPSSPPPATPSSPPPATPSAPPPATPSASPPPATPSTPSTSPPKSSPATPSTSPPSPPAPSSGGNTTPSPPSRSSPSPPSSGGKTTPSSKSPSSSSSPSPPSSSSSSGISTGVVVGIAVGAVAVLVVLSVLCICCRKKKRRRDEEQYYGYPPPQPPPRGPKDDYGGPPRQWQHNAPPPSDHVVSVQPPKPSPPPPPAYQAPPPPPPFMSSSGGSGSNYSGGEPLPPPSPGIALGFSKSTFTYEELARATDGFSDANLLGSGGFGYVHRGILPNGKEVAVKQLKAGSGQGEREFQAEVEIISRVHHKHLVSLVGYCITGTQRLLVYEFVPNNTLEFHLHGRGRPTMDWPTRLRIALGSAKGLSYLHEDCHPKIIHRDIKSANILLDFKFEAKVADFGLAKFSSDVNTHVSTRVMGTFGYLAPEYASSGKLTDKSDVFSYGVMLLELITGRRPVDKTQTFMEDSLVDWARPLLNRALDEDDYDSLVDPRLQNEYDPNEMARMVACAAACTRHSAKRRPRMSQVVRALEGDVSLADLNEGIKPGHSTMYSSHESSDYDTAQYKEDMRRFRKMALGTQEYASSEYSAPTSEYGLYPSGSSSEAQSRQTTREMEMRKMKNSQGFSGTS encoded by the exons ATGTCAACCGCACCCGCCCCTTCTTCGCCGCCGGCGGGTAACTCCACCGCACCGCCGCCCTCCACTCCTGCCACGCCCTCTGCTCCAGCGCCAGCTACTCCCTCATCTCCGCCGCCGGCTACTCCCTCCTCCCCGCCACCTGCCACTCCATCCTCCCCGCCGCCGGCAACACCTTCGTCGCCACCTCCGGCAACACCCTCAGCTCCACCTCCGGCCACTCCATCTGCCTCCCCGCCTCCGGCAACTCCTTCAACGCCGTCTACCTCTCCTCCGAAATCATCTCCCGCCACTCCATCGACCTCTCCGCCGTCGCCGCCGGCTCCATCCTCTGGCGGGAACACCACTCCCAGTCCGCCGTCTCGTAGCTCTCCTTCTCCCCCATCTTCCGGCGGCAAAACAACACCTTCGTCCAAGTcaccgtcgtcgtcgtcgtcccCATCTCCACcgtcgtcgtcttcttcttcagGCATTTCCACGGGAGTTGTGGTCGGAATCGCCGTTGGTGCTGTGGCAGTTCTTGTGGTACTGAGCGTTCTTTGCATATGCtgtaggaagaagaagagaagacgCGACGAGGAGCAATATTACGGTTACCCACCACCCCAGCCGCCACCACGTGGACCCAAAG ATGACTATGGTGGTCCCCCACGCCAGTGGCAGCACAATGCTCCACCTCCTTCAGATCACGTGGTCTCAGTCCAGCCACCTAAGCCATCGCCTCCGCCTCCGCCTGCGTACCAAGCTCCACCACCACCTCCACCTTTCATGAGCAGCAGTGGCGGTTCTGGATCAAACTATTCAGGTGGTGAGCCACTTCCACCTCCTTCTCCAGGCATAGCATTAGGCTTCTCAAAGAGCACTTTCACATATGAGGAGCTGGCGCGAGCAACCGATGGCTTCTCGGACGCCAACCTCCTCGGATCAGGTGGATTCGGGTATGTGCACAGAGGAATTCTTCCCAACGGCAAGGAAGTGGCGGTGAAGCAGCTAAAGGCTGGAAGCGGGCAAGGAGAGCGTGAATTCCAAGCTGAAGTAGAGATAATTAGTCGTGTTCATCACAAACACCTTGTTTCTTTGGTTGGATACTGCATCACCGGGACCCAGAGGCTGCTTGTTTATGAATTTGTTCCCAACAACACGTTGGAATTCCATTTACACG GGAGAGGGCGACCTACGATGGATTGGCCCACAAGACTACGAATTGCCTTAGGATCTGCTAAAGGGCTGTCATATCTTCATGAAGATT GTCATCCTAAGATCATTCATCGCGATATCAAATCTGCTAACATTCTTCTCGATTTTAAGTTTGAAGCTAAG GTTGCTGATTTCGGGCTTGCAAAGTTCTCTTCTGATGTCAACACTCATGTTTCCACTCGAGTGATGGGGACTTTTGG GTATCTGGCTCCGGAATATGCTTCCAGTGGAAAACTCACAGACAAATCAGATGTTTTCTCCTATGGAGTCATGCTTCTCGAGTTAATTACTGGAAGAAGGCCAGTTGATAAAACCCAAACTTTCATGGAGGATAGTTTGGTAGACTGG GCTAGGCCTTTGCTCAACCGAGCATTGGATGAAGATGATTATGACTCTCTAGTTGACCCAAGGCTCCAGAATGAATATGATCCCAATGAGATGGCTCGCATGGTGGCATGTGCCGCTGCTTGCACGCGTCATTCAGCAAAGCGTCGACCAAGGATGAGCCAG GTTGTTCGTGCTCTTGAAGGAGACGTGTCTCTGGCGGATCTTAATGAAGGAATTAAACCTGGACACAGCACCATGTACAGTTCACATGAAAGCTCGGATTATGACACTGCACAGTACAAGGAAGACATGAGAAGGTTCAGGAAAATGGCATTGGGAACCCAGGAGTACGCCAGCAGCGAGTATAGCGCGCCTACAAGCGAGTACGGCCTGTATCCATCCGGCTCAAGCAGTGAAGCGCAGAGCCGCCAGACCACCCGCGAAATGGAAATGCGGAAGATGAAGAACAGTCAAGGTTTCAGCGGAACTTCTTGA